A stretch of DNA from Sandaracinaceae bacterium:
GCTCCGCTACACCAAAGATCATGAATGGGCCCGCGTCGAAGGCGACGTCGTGCGCGTCGGCGTCACGTCCTACGCCGTCGACCAGCTCGGCGACGTCACCCTGGTGGACCTGCCGAGCGTCGGCACGTCCGTCAGCGCGCACGCCCGCTTCGGGGAGATCGAGTCGGTGAAGACGGTCAGCGAGCTGTTCTCGCCCGTGAGCGGCGAGATCGTCGCCATCAACGAAGACCTCGAGGGCACCCCCGAGCAGGTCAACGAGGCGCCGTACGAGAGCGGCTGGTTGGTCGACATCAAGATGTCGGACCCCTCCGAGCTCGACGCCCTGATGGACGCCGCGGCCTACGCAGACTACATCGGCAAGCTCGAGGGCTGAGCCCACTCCCCCCGAGTCCTCCGGAGACCGCATGCGCTACCTGCCCCACACCGAGGTCGAGATCCGTCAGATGCTGGAGCGCATCGGCGTCGCCTCCATCGACGAGCTCTTTCAGCCCATCCCCGAGGAGCGGCGCTTCAAGGGCCTCATGCAGATGGAGCCCGCCCTCGACGAGCCGCGCCTCATGGCGCACCTCAACGAGCTCGCCAGCAAGAACACGGGCGCCAGCGCGCTGTCGTTCATGGGCGCCGGGATGTACGACCATCACATCCCCCCCGCGCTGGACCAGCTGCTGATGCGCAGCGAGTTCTACACGGCCTACACGCCGTACCAGGCCGAGCTCTCCCAGGGCACGCTGCAGGCCATCTTCGAGTTCCAGACGACCGTGTGCGAGCTCTTGGGGCTCGAGGTCGCCAACGCGTCGATGTACGACGGCGCCAGCGCAGCGGCCGAGGCAGGCTTGATGGCGCGCCGCGCCACGCGCCGCACCCACCTGGTCGTCAGCGGCGCGCTCCACCCGCACTACCTGGACACCATCCGCGCCTACCTACGCGGCCTGGACGGCGAGCCCGACATGGACGTCGCGGCCGTGCTGCCGGATGGTCGGACCGACCTCGAGTCCGTGAAGGCGCTCACGCGGGACGACACCGCTGCCGTCATCCTGGGCTACCCCAACTTCAACGGCTGCGTCGAGGACCTGCCCGCCGCGGGCGCCATCACCACGGCCAAGAAAGCCATGCTCGTGACGGCCACCAGCGAGGTCTACGCGTTGGCCCTGCTCGCTTCGCCCGGAGCGCTCGGCGCCGACATCGCGGTCGCTGAGGGTCAGTCGCTGGCCGTGCCGATGCAGTTCGGCGGCCCCGGCGTGGGGCTCTTTGCGTGCCGCCAGGACCTCGTCCGCCAGATGCCGGGGCGCTTGGTCGGAGAGACGGTGGACGCCGATGGTCAGCGCGGGTACGTGCTCACGCTCTCCACGCGCGAGCAGCACATCCGACGTGAGCGCGCGACGAGCAACATCTGCACGAACCACGGCCTGATCGCGCTGGCGTTCACGATGCGCACAGCGCTCTTGGGCCGCTCGGGCTTCGACCGTGCGGCGCGCATGTGCCTCGCCAACGCCGAGTACCTCAAGGCGCAGCTCTCCTCGCTCCCCAAGCTGTCGCTCCCGTGCTCCGCCCCCACGTTCAACGAGTTCGTTGTGCGCCTGGATGGCGCCTCCGCCGCGCAAGCGGTCGCGGCTGGAATGGCCCAAGGGCTGCTGCCGGGAGTCGACCTGGGCACGTTCGACGCCGACCGCGCCAGCGACCTCCTCGTAGCCGTCACCGAGAAGCACTCCCGCGCCGACCTCGATCGCCTGGTCAGCCTGTTGGGCTCCCTGTAGTCCGCCGAGTGGCTCAGTCGTCCTTCAGGCGACGGTCCAGCTGGTCGAGGTAGTTTCGCTCGGCTGAAACGCGCTTCTGCGTGTCGAGGAGGACGGCCGGGCCGTTCGCCACGCCCCCCACGCGGCCATCCGGCACCTCGACGCCACGCACTGGCACGTCCGTGAGTGTGTCCCGCGCCCCGAACGCGACCGAAGCTTCGACTGGCTCGAGGTCGTCGAGCTCGAGATCCTGGATGGCGTCCGGCGCGCTGGACTGGCGTGCCGTCTCGTGCGCGCCGCTGTTGACCAACGACAGCTCCGGCTCGAGCACACGCTCGGCAGGGACCACGGAGTGCACGTAGCGTGCGACCTGGCGCGGCCCGAGCATCAGCCCGTTGCGGAGCGCGAAGTACTCGAGGTGCATCGCCAGGTCCGCGGCGCTCGCGATGCGGTGCGCCGGGTCCCGCGCGAGCGTGGCCATCAGGATCGCCTCGAGGTCCGGCGGATAGCCCGGCACGATGCGCGAGGGTGGCGTCACGTCGGACTCCACGATGGTCGTCATGATCTGGACGTCGTCGCCGCGGAAGAGGCGCGTGCCCGTCGTCAGCTCGTACAGCACGACCCCGAGCGCAAACACGTCCGCGCGCCGATCCAACCAGCGCCCACGCACCTGCTCGGGGCTCATGTACGACAGCGTGCCGCGCAGCACGCCGCGCTCCTCGTGGGGGTTCGCGTTGGTCTGCGCGATGCCGAAGTCCATCAGCTTCGCCACCCCGTCGCGTGTCACCATGATGTTGTGCGGGGTCACGTCGCGGTGCACGACCTCTAGCGCGTTGCCCCCACGGTCTTCGGCCTCGTGGGCATGGTGGAGCGCCTCGCAGACTTGCAGCATGATCCCGAGCGTCACGTCGAGCCCCATCGGGATCCCGAGCCGGGCGCCCGCGCGCCAGAGGTCGGCCAGGTTGACCCCCGCGACGTACTCCATCGCGATGTACCACGTGTTCTCGGCCGCCCCGAGATCGAAGATCTGCGGGATGTTGGGGTGCGAGAGCTCCGCCATCACCCGCGCCTCGTACTGAAACAGCAGGAGCGACGCGGGGTTGTTGGCGTACTGCGCGAACAGACGTTTCACCACCAGCTCGCGGTAGAACTCCGAGTCGCCCCAGCGACGCGCGAGGAACACCTCGGCCATGCCACCGGCGGCGACCTTGCGGAGGAGCTCGTAGGGACCGTACCAAGTTCCGTTCACAGCGTTCGACTCACCGACACACCTATCAGATTCGATGCGCCACGTCATCAAATGCGGCGACGGCGTGCCCCCACCGCCGCGAGCGGCTCAGCGCGTCGGGAACAGCTGAGTCAGCGACTCACCTTCCGCGAGGCGGACGGTGCCCCGCTCGGTGTACAGCGCCGTCACGAGGCGCGCCGGGGTCACGTCGAAGCCCACGTGGCGGCACGCGATGCCATCTGCCACCAGCACGCGCTCGCCGACGCGCGCGACCTCGTCCCGCGAACGCTGCTCGAGCGGGATGTGCGCGCCGGTTGGCGTGGCGAAGTCCAACGTGCTCACAGGCGCCGCGACGGTGAACGGCACGTCGTGGGCGTGCGCCAAGACCGCCACCCCGTACGTCCCGATCTTGTTCGCCACGTCGCCGTTCTTGGCCACGCGGTCGGACCCGACCACGACGAAGTCGATCTCGCCGCGTTGAAAGCAGTGGGCCGCGGTGCTGTCCGTGATGACCTCGACCGGGATGCCATCCTGGTGAAGCTCCCACGACGTCAGGCGGGCGCCCTGCAAGTACGGGCGCGTCTCGTCCGCCAAGACACGCACACGCTTGCCGGCCTCGTGGGCCGCGCGGATGACGCCGAGCGCGGTGCCGTAGCCGCCCGTGGCGAGCGCGCCCGCGTTGCAGTGGGTCAAGATGCACGCCCCATCGGGCACGTCCTCGGCCCCGAGCGCGCCCATGGCGCGGCACGCCGCGACGTCCTCACGGTGGATGGCCTCGGCCTCCGCCAGCATGGCCTGCGCGCGCTCCTCCGGGGGTTGCTGCGCGACGTCCGCGGCCCGACGAGCCATGCGCGCGATGGCCCACGCCAGGTTCACGGCGGTGGGCCGCGTGGCGTTGAGCACACGACCCGCCGCGCCCATCGCCAGCATGAACGCTGGCGCCGCGCCGCGCTCGAGATGCGCCTGCTGAGCAAGCGCGTAGGCGGCCGTGATGCCGATGGCGGGCGCACCTCGCACGACCATGTCGCGAATCCCGGCGACGGCTTCGTCCGGGGTGCGCAGCGTCAGGTACACCACCTCCATCGGGAGCCGCCGCTGGTCCAACAACCACAGCACGTGATCGCGCGGCTCGTATTCCACGGCGAACCAAGGGCTCTGGCTGAGAGGCTCGCGAGAAAGCGACGGAAACACGGGCTACTCCTGCAGCAGGCGCTCGAGGAGCTCGTTCACGGTGGCCGGGTCTGCGGCGCCCTTGGTAGCACGCATGATCTGGCCCACAAAGAAGCCCAGCACCTTGGTCTTGCCCGCCTTGTACTGCTCGTGCTGCGCGGGGTTGGCCGCGATGATGGCGCGGATGTCCGCCTCGAGGGCACCCGTGTCGCTGATGGGCGCCTGCACGCCGAGCCGCGTGATGACCGCCTCGGCGCCCTCGCCGCTGCTCGCCATCTCGGCGAACACCTGCTTGCCTTGCTTGCCCGTGAGGCTGCCCGCCTGCACACGCCCGAGGAGGTCTGCCACACCAGCCACGGGGACGCTGAAGGTCGCGTCGAGCCCGCTGGTCTTCACATCGCGCAGCACCTCCGCCTGGATGAAGTTCGCGGCGCGCTTCCCAGCCTCGGCGCGCGGCTCCTTGCCGCCCGCGTCCAGCGCCTCGGCCACGGCGACGAAGTACCGTGCGATGGCCGGGTGACCTGTGAGCACCTCGGCGTCGTACGCGGTCAGGCCCCACTGGGCGGTCCACTCGGCGCGCAGCTGCTCCGGCAGCTTCGGGGCGGTCCGGCGTAGCTCGTCGATGCGCTCTTGGGAGAACACCGTGGGCGGCAGGTCCGGGTCCGGGAAATAGCGATAGTCGTGCGCGTCTTCTTTGCTGCGCTGCGAGACCGTCTTGCCCGTGACGTCGTTCCAGCCGCGCGTCTCCTGCACCACGCGCCCGCCGCCTTCGATGACGCTCACCTGGCGGCTCGCCTCGTACTCGATGGCCTGGCGCACGAATTTGAAGGAGTTGATGTTCTTGATCTCGGTGCGGGTCCCGAACTCCTCTTGCCCTGCGGGCCGCACCGAGACGTTGGCGTCGCAGCGGAAGCTGCCCTCCTCGAGGTTGCCGTCGTTCACCCCCATGAACATGAGGATGTCCCGCAGCTTGCGCAGGTAGGCCTCCGCCTCCGCCGCGCTCCGCAGGTCGGGCTCGCTCACGATCTCGATCAGTGGCGTGCCACCGCGGTTGAAGTCCACCACGGTCGCGGTGCCTCCGCCCGCGCCGTGCAGGTTCTTGGCGGCGTCCTCCTCCACGTGAATGCGCGTCAGGCGGACGGTCTTCTCCGCGTCACCCACCGCGAACGTGAGCTGGCCCCCGAGGTTGAGCGGGTGCTCGAACTGCGAGATCTGGTAGCCCTTGGAGAGGTCCGGATAGAAGTAGTTCTTGCGGTCGAAGCGCGACTCGCTGCGCACGTCGCAGCCCAGCGCGAGACCCGCGATGGCGGCGAGCTCCATGGCGTGCGCGTTGGGCACCGGTAGCGCTCCTGGCAGCCCCAGACACACTGGGCACACCTGTGTGTTGGGAGGCGCCCCGTACGCCGTGGCGCAGCCACAGAAAAGCTTGGTCTCGGTCCTGAGCTGCGCGTGCACCTCGAGCCCGATCACCGTTTCGTATGCGCGCGCCATCAGGACGCCCCTCCCACATCCATGCCGGGCGGCGCGCAGACGTAGCCACTGCGCGCCTCCAACGCCGACCCCAACTGCAGCATGCGGCCCTCTGTGAACGCAGGCGTCGTGATCTGTACTCCCACGGGCAAGCCGGATGTGCTTCCGAGGCCCACGGGGACGTGCATGGCGGGCAGCCCGGCCAGGCTGGGCGGCAGCGTGAAGATGTCCGCCAGATACATCGCGAGGGGGTCGCCCGTCTTCTCCCCGAGCCCGAACGCGGGGGTCGGCGCGGTGGGCGAGAGCACGGCGTCGCAGCGCTCGAACGCCTGTTGGTAGTCCTTGATCATCAGCGTCCGGACCTTCTGCGCCTTGATGTAGAACGCATCGTAGTAGCCGGACGAGAGCGCGTACGTGCCGAGCATGATGCGCCGCTGCACCTCGGGGCCGAAGCCCTGCGCGCGGGTGCGTTCGTACGTGGACAGCAGGTCTTCACCCGCCACACGCAGCCCAAAGCGCATGCCGTCGAAGCGCGCCAGGTTGCTCGACGCCTCGGCCGTTGCGACGAGGTAGTACACGCTGACGCCGTGGTGCGCGTGGGGCAGCTCGATGTCGACCACGTCGCAGCCGGCGTCCCGTAGCGAGGCCTCGGCCGCTGCGAACGAGGCGCGCACGTCGGGGTCCTCCACCTGGTCCAGTGCCGCGCGCATGACGCCAACGCGCGTACCCTTCACGGGCAGCTCGCACGCAGCTTCGTAGTCGGGCACAGGCTCGGTCGCGCTGGTGGCGTCCCGTCGGTCGTGTCCTGCCAGCACGCCCAGTACGCGCGCCCCGTCGCGCACGCTGCGCGTCATGGTACCGACCTGATCGAGCGAGGAAGCAAAGGCGATGACACCATAGCGGCTGAGCCGTCCGTAGGTGGGCTTGATGGCCACGACCCCACAGAAGGCGCCTGGCTGGCGCACCGAGCCTCCGGTGTCCGTACCGAGCGCGACCGCACCGATGCTCGCGGCGGTGGCTGCGGCGGACCCGCCGCTGGACCCACCGGGCGCGCGGCTCGGATCCCAAGGGTTCTTCACCGGACCGAACGCGGAGTTCTCGTTGGACGAGCCCATCGCGAACTCGTCCATGTTCGCCTTCGCCAGAATGACCGCATCCTCGGCCACCAGGCGCTCGACGCAGTCGGCATCGTAGGGGGGTCGATAGCCTTCGAGGATGCGGGACGCGCACGTGGTGGGCACACCCGTCACGCACAGGTTGTCCTTGAGGACCACCGGTACACCCGCCAGCCGCCCCAGCGTCTTGCCCTCCGCGCGGCGCGCGTCCACGCGGCGCGCAGCCTGCAGCGCTCGCTCTTCGTCGACGTGCAACAGGGCGTTCAGCCCGCGCAGGGACGCGGCGCGGGCGAGGTGCTCCGTGGTGACGTGCTCGGCGCTGCGTTCACCGCGGCGCACCGCCTCTGCGGTGGCGATGACGCCCGGCGCGGGTGAGCTCTGGGTCATGCGCCCTCCAGGACTTTGGGCACCGCGAACCCCTCGCCGTCGGACGCGGGTGCCGCAGCCAGCGCAGCTTCGCGGGCGAGACCGGCCACGACCCGGTCCTCGCGCAATGGTGACAGGAGCGGAATGGCATGGAATGAGGGGGAGAGGGCCGATACGTCGACGGTATCCAGCGCGGCCACGTAGCCGAGGATGGCATCCAGCTGGCGGCGCATGTCCGTAACGGCTTGGTCGTCCAGCGCGAGGCGCGCGAGCCTCGCGACATGCCTCACTTGATCCGACGAGATCTTTGGTTCGTCCATCGGCGGGACCCTAGCGCTCTGGGGGTGTGGCGGCAATTGACAACGCCCCACGCACACCTGATGAATTTATCCGCAAACGGTGTCACACTGTGACAGTATCGCCTTCGACGCGTGTTCGTGTAATCTTCTCTCACGTCTGTTCACACACGCTCCCCCCCCATGACATCGCACCCCTTCACATGGCTCGCACAGCAGCTCGGCTGGACCGAGTTGATTGAATCCCCGGATGGTTCGGTGCTCACCTCGCGCGGGGAGCCCGTCGCCGCGGGTACGCGCTTGGAGGACGCCGTCGCCGCGCGCGTGCCACACGTCCTGCGCGGGCGTGCCATCGAGGCCGTGCGTGCGGCGCGCCTCGGGGTGCCCAAGACGTTGGAGCTGCCCTCCGGCGGCCGACTGATGTGCTGGCCGAACGACGACGACACCGTGCGCGTCTTGGTCACGCGGCCCGCCAGCCGCGCCTCGGAGCCCGCGCTCGCAGATCTCTCCGGCGCCGCCAGTCACGAGATGGCCAACGCGCTCACCTCGATCTTGGGTTGGGCCGACGTCGGTTTGGCCAACCGCGGA
This window harbors:
- the gatC gene encoding Asp-tRNA(Asn)/Glu-tRNA(Gln) amidotransferase subunit GatC, translated to MDEPKISSDQVRHVARLARLALDDQAVTDMRRQLDAILGYVAALDTVDVSALSPSFHAIPLLSPLREDRVVAGLAREAALAAAPASDGEGFAVPKVLEGA
- a CDS encoding serine/threonine protein kinase, translated to MNGTWYGPYELLRKVAAGGMAEVFLARRWGDSEFYRELVVKRLFAQYANNPASLLLFQYEARVMAELSHPNIPQIFDLGAAENTWYIAMEYVAGVNLADLWRAGARLGIPMGLDVTLGIMLQVCEALHHAHEAEDRGGNALEVVHRDVTPHNIMVTRDGVAKLMDFGIAQTNANPHEERGVLRGTLSYMSPEQVRGRWLDRRADVFALGVVLYELTTGTRLFRGDDVQIMTTIVESDVTPPSRIVPGYPPDLEAILMATLARDPAHRIASAADLAMHLEYFALRNGLMLGPRQVARYVHSVVPAERVLEPELSLVNSGAHETARQSSAPDAIQDLELDDLEPVEASVAFGARDTLTDVPVRGVEVPDGRVGGVANGPAVLLDTQKRVSAERNYLDQLDRRLKDD
- the gcvH gene encoding glycine cleavage system protein GcvH → MTYPAELRYTKDHEWARVEGDVVRVGVTSYAVDQLGDVTLVDLPSVGTSVSAHARFGEIESVKTVSELFSPVSGEIVAINEDLEGTPEQVNEAPYESGWLVDIKMSDPSELDALMDAAAYADYIGKLEG
- the mtnA gene encoding S-methyl-5-thioribose-1-phosphate isomerase, whose translation is MEYEPRDHVLWLLDQRRLPMEVVYLTLRTPDEAVAGIRDMVVRGAPAIGITAAYALAQQAHLERGAAPAFMLAMGAAGRVLNATRPTAVNLAWAIARMARRAADVAQQPPEERAQAMLAEAEAIHREDVAACRAMGALGAEDVPDGACILTHCNAGALATGGYGTALGVIRAAHEAGKRVRVLADETRPYLQGARLTSWELHQDGIPVEVITDSTAAHCFQRGEIDFVVVGSDRVAKNGDVANKIGTYGVAVLAHAHDVPFTVAAPVSTLDFATPTGAHIPLEQRSRDEVARVGERVLVADGIACRHVGFDVTPARLVTALYTERGTVRLAEGESLTQLFPTR
- the gatA gene encoding Asp-tRNA(Asn)/Glu-tRNA(Gln) amidotransferase subunit GatA, which gives rise to MTQSSPAPGVIATAEAVRRGERSAEHVTTEHLARAASLRGLNALLHVDEERALQAARRVDARRAEGKTLGRLAGVPVVLKDNLCVTGVPTTCASRILEGYRPPYDADCVERLVAEDAVILAKANMDEFAMGSSNENSAFGPVKNPWDPSRAPGGSSGGSAAATAASIGAVALGTDTGGSVRQPGAFCGVVAIKPTYGRLSRYGVIAFASSLDQVGTMTRSVRDGARVLGVLAGHDRRDATSATEPVPDYEAACELPVKGTRVGVMRAALDQVEDPDVRASFAAAEASLRDAGCDVVDIELPHAHHGVSVYYLVATAEASSNLARFDGMRFGLRVAGEDLLSTYERTRAQGFGPEVQRRIMLGTYALSSGYYDAFYIKAQKVRTLMIKDYQQAFERCDAVLSPTAPTPAFGLGEKTGDPLAMYLADIFTLPPSLAGLPAMHVPVGLGSTSGLPVGVQITTPAFTEGRMLQLGSALEARSGYVCAPPGMDVGGAS
- the gcvPA gene encoding aminomethyl-transferring glycine dehydrogenase subunit GcvPA, whose amino-acid sequence is MRYLPHTEVEIRQMLERIGVASIDELFQPIPEERRFKGLMQMEPALDEPRLMAHLNELASKNTGASALSFMGAGMYDHHIPPALDQLLMRSEFYTAYTPYQAELSQGTLQAIFEFQTTVCELLGLEVANASMYDGASAAAEAGLMARRATRRTHLVVSGALHPHYLDTIRAYLRGLDGEPDMDVAAVLPDGRTDLESVKALTRDDTAAVILGYPNFNGCVEDLPAAGAITTAKKAMLVTATSEVYALALLASPGALGADIAVAEGQSLAVPMQFGGPGVGLFACRQDLVRQMPGRLVGETVDADGQRGYVLTLSTREQHIRRERATSNICTNHGLIALAFTMRTALLGRSGFDRAARMCLANAEYLKAQLSSLPKLSLPCSAPTFNEFVVRLDGASAAQAVAAGMAQGLLPGVDLGTFDADRASDLLVAVTEKHSRADLDRLVSLLGSL
- the gatB gene encoding Asp-tRNA(Asn)/Glu-tRNA(Gln) amidotransferase subunit GatB — protein: MARAYETVIGLEVHAQLRTETKLFCGCATAYGAPPNTQVCPVCLGLPGALPVPNAHAMELAAIAGLALGCDVRSESRFDRKNYFYPDLSKGYQISQFEHPLNLGGQLTFAVGDAEKTVRLTRIHVEEDAAKNLHGAGGGTATVVDFNRGGTPLIEIVSEPDLRSAAEAEAYLRKLRDILMFMGVNDGNLEEGSFRCDANVSVRPAGQEEFGTRTEIKNINSFKFVRQAIEYEASRQVSVIEGGGRVVQETRGWNDVTGKTVSQRSKEDAHDYRYFPDPDLPPTVFSQERIDELRRTAPKLPEQLRAEWTAQWGLTAYDAEVLTGHPAIARYFVAVAEALDAGGKEPRAEAGKRAANFIQAEVLRDVKTSGLDATFSVPVAGVADLLGRVQAGSLTGKQGKQVFAEMASSGEGAEAVITRLGVQAPISDTGALEADIRAIIAANPAQHEQYKAGKTKVLGFFVGQIMRATKGAADPATVNELLERLLQE